Proteins found in one Serratia plymuthica genomic segment:
- a CDS encoding threo-3-hydroxy-L-aspartate ammonia-lyase, producing the protein MSSTPHCITAADISAAAEILAGHALRTPVMTSHQADNLTGAKLFFKCENFQRVGAFKFRGAYNAIAQLSEAQRKAGVIAFSSGNHAQAMALAARELGVNVTIVMPNDAPETKLAATRGYGANVVIYQRHSENREEITQRLAAEHGLSIVPPYDYPQVIAGQGTATKELIEEVGPLDVLLVSTGGGGLLSGSAIAAHHWSPGCRVYGVEPQAGNDVQQAFRSGQPVRIPVPKTIADGAQTQQVGTLTFPIIQQYVEDILTVTDAQLCRQMRFFMERMKMVVEPTGCLAAAAAMNSLLDLRDKKVGVIVSGGNVDVDKIAQYLAMGAQA; encoded by the coding sequence ATGAGTTCAACGCCCCACTGTATCACCGCCGCCGATATCTCTGCCGCCGCCGAAATTCTGGCCGGACACGCTCTCCGCACGCCGGTCATGACGTCGCATCAGGCCGACAACCTCACCGGCGCAAAACTGTTCTTCAAATGCGAAAACTTCCAGCGCGTCGGGGCCTTTAAGTTCCGCGGGGCGTACAACGCGATCGCGCAACTGAGCGAGGCGCAGCGCAAGGCCGGAGTGATTGCCTTTTCCTCCGGTAACCACGCGCAGGCAATGGCGCTGGCGGCGCGGGAGCTGGGCGTCAACGTCACCATAGTCATGCCGAACGACGCGCCGGAAACCAAGCTGGCGGCGACGCGCGGCTACGGGGCCAACGTGGTGATTTATCAACGCCACAGCGAGAACCGCGAAGAGATTACCCAACGGCTGGCCGCAGAGCATGGCCTGTCGATAGTCCCCCCCTATGATTACCCGCAGGTGATTGCCGGCCAGGGCACCGCCACCAAAGAGCTGATAGAGGAAGTCGGCCCGCTGGACGTGTTGCTGGTGTCTACCGGCGGCGGTGGCCTGCTTTCCGGCAGTGCGATAGCGGCCCACCACTGGTCGCCGGGCTGCCGGGTGTACGGCGTGGAGCCGCAGGCAGGCAACGACGTGCAGCAGGCTTTTCGCAGCGGGCAGCCGGTGCGCATTCCGGTGCCGAAAACCATCGCCGATGGCGCGCAAACCCAGCAGGTGGGCACGCTCACCTTCCCGATCATCCAGCAATACGTAGAGGATATTCTGACGGTCACCGACGCGCAGTTGTGCCGGCAAATGCGCTTCTTTATGGAACGGATGAAAATGGTGGTCGAACCAACCGGGTGCCTGGCCGCAGCGGCGGCAATGAATTCGCTGCTGGATTTGCGCGATAAAAAAGTCGGGGTGATTGTCAGCGGCGGCAACGTCGACGTGGATAAAATCGCGCAATACCTCGCCATGGGCGCGCAAGCATAA
- a CDS encoding helix-turn-helix transcriptional regulator produces the protein MSDLRQENALLLREAEKIVQALGTMFAPSCEVVLHDLTQPDHAIVAIANNLSNRSIGDAASEMGLERIASPDFPDVVQNYANAFPDGRPAKSTSIGLRNSEGVYVAAICLNLDVSIFNSVNAILQQLTAVVQSAPQPAAGGARSLSDIAAVINNFAASHATQPRALSSEQRFQVIQLLKRQGYLQLRGAATMAAEALGISRVSVYNLLKRDAG, from the coding sequence ATGAGCGATCTCAGGCAGGAAAATGCGCTACTGCTGCGCGAAGCGGAAAAAATTGTCCAGGCGCTGGGCACGATGTTTGCCCCCAGTTGCGAAGTGGTATTGCACGATCTGACACAGCCGGACCATGCTATCGTCGCCATCGCCAATAATCTGTCGAACCGCAGCATTGGTGACGCCGCCAGTGAAATGGGGCTGGAGCGCATCGCTTCGCCGGACTTTCCGGACGTGGTACAAAATTACGCCAATGCCTTTCCGGACGGGCGTCCGGCCAAGAGCACCTCGATCGGTCTGCGCAACAGCGAAGGCGTCTATGTGGCGGCCATCTGCCTCAATCTGGACGTCTCAATCTTCAACAGCGTCAACGCCATCCTGCAACAACTGACCGCGGTAGTGCAGAGTGCGCCGCAGCCGGCGGCGGGAGGGGCCCGTTCGCTGTCGGACATCGCCGCCGTGATCAACAACTTTGCGGCGTCGCACGCTACCCAGCCGCGTGCGCTCTCTTCCGAGCAGCGTTTTCAGGTGATCCAGTTATTGAAGCGGCAGGGCTATCTGCAACTGCGCGGGGCGGCCACCATGGCGGCGGAGGCGTTGGGCATTTCACGGGTGTCGGTTTATAACCTGTTAAAACGGGATGCCGGATAA
- the lolC gene encoding lipoprotein-releasing ABC transporter permease subunit LolC, whose protein sequence is MYQPVALFIGLRYMRGRASDRFGRFVSWLSTIGITLGVMALVTVLSVMNGFEKDLENNILGLMPQALITSPQGSINPQQIPASMAQGLQGVTRVAPLTTGDVVLQSARSVAVGVMLGVNPDEADPLTQYLVNVKQQQLQPGQYNIIIGEQLAGQLGVKRGDQLRVMVPSASQFTPMGRIPSQRLFTIIGTFHANSEVDGTQMLVNQQDASRLMRYPAGNITGWRLFLQQPLTVDTLSQQMLPQGTQWKDWRERKGELFQAVRMEKNMMGLLLSLIVAVAAFNIITSLGLLVMEKQGEVAILQTQGLTRRQIMSVFMVQGASAGIIGSLLGTLLGVLLATNLNNLMPILGALIDGASLPVAVDPLQVTIIAVAAMAVSLLSTLYPSWRAAAVQPAEALRYE, encoded by the coding sequence ATGTATCAACCTGTCGCGTTATTCATTGGCCTGCGCTATATGCGCGGGCGAGCCTCAGACCGCTTCGGGCGGTTTGTCTCCTGGCTGTCCACCATCGGCATTACGCTGGGGGTCATGGCGTTGGTCACCGTTTTGTCGGTGATGAACGGTTTTGAAAAAGATCTGGAAAACAACATCCTCGGCCTGATGCCGCAGGCGTTGATCACCAGCCCGCAGGGGTCGATCAATCCCCAGCAGATCCCGGCCTCGATGGCGCAGGGGTTGCAGGGCGTCACCCGGGTTGCGCCGTTGACTACCGGCGACGTGGTGCTGCAAAGCGCCCGCAGCGTGGCGGTCGGCGTGATGCTCGGGGTGAACCCGGACGAAGCCGATCCGCTGACGCAGTATCTGGTGAACGTCAAGCAGCAACAGTTGCAGCCGGGCCAGTACAACATCATCATCGGCGAGCAGCTTGCCGGGCAACTGGGCGTCAAACGCGGCGACCAACTGCGGGTGATGGTGCCGAGCGCCAGCCAGTTCACGCCGATGGGCCGCATTCCCAGCCAGCGCCTGTTTACTATCATTGGCACCTTCCACGCCAACAGTGAGGTGGACGGCACCCAGATGCTGGTCAATCAGCAAGACGCTTCGCGCCTGATGCGCTACCCGGCCGGCAACATCACCGGCTGGCGTCTGTTCCTGCAACAGCCGCTGACGGTCGATACCCTCAGCCAGCAAATGCTGCCGCAGGGGACGCAATGGAAAGACTGGCGTGAACGCAAGGGCGAGCTGTTCCAGGCGGTGCGCATGGAGAAAAACATGATGGGGCTGCTGCTCAGCCTGATCGTGGCGGTGGCGGCGTTTAACATCATTACTTCGCTCGGCCTGCTGGTGATGGAGAAGCAGGGCGAAGTCGCCATTCTGCAAACCCAGGGCCTGACCCGCCGGCAGATCATGTCGGTGTTCATGGTGCAGGGCGCCAGCGCCGGCATTATCGGTTCGCTGCTCGGCACGCTGCTGGGCGTGCTGTTGGCGACCAACCTGAATAACCTGATGCCGATCCTCGGCGCATTGATTGACGGCGCGTCGCTGCCGGTGGCGGTCGATCCGCTGCAGGTGACGATTATCGCCGTGGCGGCGATGGCGGTATCCCTGTTGTCCACGCTTTACCCTTCATGGCGCGCTGCCGCCGTACAACCCGCTGAGGCTTTACGTTATGAGTAA
- the lolD gene encoding lipoprotein-releasing ABC transporter ATP-binding protein LolD encodes MSNHLLLQCENLCKTYQEGNLHTDVLRNVSFAMQPGEMMAIVGSSGSGKSTLLHLLGGLDSPTSGEVIYKGQSLNTLSSAAKAELRNRQLGFIYQFHHLLPDFTALENAAMPLLIGGMKPAQAQEKALEMLTAVGLEKRSKHRPSELSGGERQRVAIARALVNNPSLVLADEPTGNLDKRTADSIFDLLGELNVRQGTAFLVVTHDLQLAKRLSRQLEMADGHLQAQLTLMGAE; translated from the coding sequence ATGAGTAACCATCTTTTGCTGCAGTGCGAAAACCTGTGCAAGACCTATCAGGAAGGCAACCTGCATACCGACGTACTGCGTAATGTCAGCTTTGCCATGCAGCCGGGTGAGATGATGGCGATTGTCGGCAGCTCGGGTTCCGGTAAAAGCACCCTGTTGCACCTGCTGGGCGGTCTGGATTCGCCAACCTCCGGCGAAGTGATCTACAAAGGCCAGTCGCTGAATACCCTGTCGTCGGCGGCCAAGGCTGAGTTGCGCAACCGCCAGTTGGGCTTTATCTATCAGTTCCACCATCTGTTGCCGGACTTCACCGCGTTGGAAAACGCCGCCATGCCGCTGTTGATCGGCGGCATGAAGCCGGCCCAGGCGCAGGAAAAGGCGCTGGAAATGCTGACGGCGGTCGGGCTGGAAAAACGCAGCAAACACCGGCCTTCGGAGCTGTCCGGCGGCGAGCGTCAACGCGTGGCGATCGCCCGTGCGTTGGTGAATAACCCGTCGCTGGTGCTGGCGGACGAACCGACCGGTAACCTGGACAAGCGCACCGCCGACAGCATCTTTGATCTGCTCGGTGAGCTGAACGTGCGTCAGGGCACCGCCTTCCTGGTGGTGACCCATGATCTGCAACTGGCCAAGCGCCTCAGTCGCCAACTGGAAATGGCCGACGGCCACCTGCAGGCTCAACTGACCCTGATGGGAGCCGAGTAA